Proteins encoded within one genomic window of Ctenopharyngodon idella isolate HZGC_01 chromosome 6, HZGC01, whole genome shotgun sequence:
- the phc2b gene encoding polyhomeotic-like protein 2b isoform X3 yields the protein MLFERLLFVQVIQQALNRQPSTAAQYLQQMYAAQQQHLMLQTAALQQQHLSTAQLQSLAAVQQASLAAGRQNSNQNGTSSTQSGTSQTTINLTTSPAAAQLISRAQSVNSAPSGISQQAVLLGNTSSSTLTASQAQMYLRAQMAQQSNLVHVARSLGRAVPLSPQLILAPTATVTALQSDTNATNNTQSASAQVQNLALRNQQGASSTSQSSGLQALSLKQTPVSIQPTPLIKTPCQSASSSGTGVGKGNLNTASSGGTKKEEEGQTEMKAVNMSRNVTSSHPLIAPAYAQIQPQALIKQQPQQFVIQPQAPPTSRTQPQLLQTASVQPHQQTASLGIQSSAQTSSVAGIIPVLPKPALHNQVSAQSQQATIFHSTISHHAVNQHGTHMGLAHAKAQPVQLTAINLQIQPAQSQASRLAQDDKEKPTSLVVREICPPVQMQPSTTTQGTDPPEQSKADTVNATSQTQGSVETARDPTGAPVTSTMTSAASSEPPPAAVTGSVAQNGENKPPQAIVKPHVLTHVIEGFVIQEGAEPFPVERPPVQADSPKKPDTQLPSDPEKTASSNSLSATNSDMEEVGQQDTRVQEESEEPKLTCELCGWVDFAYKFKRSKRFCSMVCAKRYSVSCTKRIGLFHPDRTKTPNQINKWRRRRSHSPRGREAKKQRLSVSQQSQGESISSPLQSQPSQGESSPCSDISSYEEATSPLSAASSGPIVSQGGVAGNDPEELPLLSQHFLPCDPTKWNVQEVFEFIRSLPGCQEIADEFRAQEIDGQAMLLLKEDHLMSAMNIKLGPALKIFARINMLKDS from the exons ATGTTGTTTGAGCGTCTGCTATTTGTTCAG GTGATCCAGCAGGCTCTAAATAGGCAGCCCAGCACAGCGGCGCAGTATCTACAGCAGATGTATGCGGCTCAACAGCAGCATTTGATGCTGCAAACGGCAGCCCTGCAGCAGCAGCACCTCAGCACAGCGCAGCTCCAGAGCCTCGCAGCGGTGCAGCAG GCCAGTTTAGCAGCCGGCAGGCAGAATTCAAACCAGAATGGGACCTCATCTACCCAGAGTGGAACATCACAGACCACa ATTAATTTAACCACGTCCCCTGCTGCTGCTCAGCTGATTAGTCGTGCCCAGAGTGTAAACTCCGCCCCCTCTGGGATCTCCCAGCAAGCAGTGTTGCTAGGCAACACCTCAAGCTCCACCCTGACAGCCAGCCAAGCTCAAATGTACCTACGGGCACAGATG GCTCAACAAAGTAATCTTGTGCATGTAGCCAGGAGTCTGGGCCGAGCCGTCCCTCTGTCCCCTCAGCTGATCCTGGCTCCTACAGCTACAGTAACTGCTCTACAGTCTGACACTAATGCAACCAATAACACACAGTCTGCCTCTGCACAG GTGCAGAACCTTGCCCTGCGCAACCAGCAGGGGGCGTCTTCCACTTCTCAGTCCTCAGGCCTCCAGGCACTGAGTTTAAAGCAGACCCCCGTCTCCATTCAGCCCACCCCGCTCATCAAGACACCCTGCCAGAGTGCTTCCAGCTCAGGCACTGGTGTTGGAAAAGGCAACTTGAACACTGCTTCCTCGGGTGGCACGAAGAAGGAAGAGGAGGGACAAACAGAGATGAAAGCAGTTAACATGAGTCGTAATGTCACCTCTTCACATCCCTTAATCGCACCAG CGTATGCCCAAATCCAGCCTCAGGCCCTGATTAAGCAGCAACCGCAACAGTTTGTCATTCAACCACAAGCCCCACCCACCTCTAGAACCCAGCCTCAGTTACTGCAGACCGCCTCTGTCCAGCCCCACCAACAGACAGCCTCACTGGGCATTCAGAGCTCCGCCCAGACCTCATCTGTAGCAGGGATCATTCCAGTTTTGCCCAAACCAGCACTTCACAATCAGGTCTCAGCTCAAAGTCAACAGGCCACCATCTTCCATTCAACTATAAGCCACCATGCAGTTAACCAGCACGGCACACACATGGGCCTGGCCCATGCTAAAGCTCAACCGGTCCAACTGACAGCCATCAATCTCCAAATCCAACCTGCACAAAGCCAG GCTTCAAGACTGGCTCAGGATGACAAGGAGAAGCCCACCTCTTTGGTGGTAAGAGAGATCTGCCCACCAGTACAAATGCAACCATCCACTACGACCCAAGGCACCGACCCCCCTGAACAATCCAAAGCTGACACTGTTAACGCTACATCTCAAACACAAG gctctgtggagacGGCGCGTGACCCCACGGGAGCACCGGTGACATCGACCATGACCTCGGCAGCCTCAAGCGAGCCGCCTCCGGCAGCTGTGACAGGAAGTGTGGCACAAAACGGCGAGAACAAGCCACCTCAAGCCATAGTGAAGCCACACGTCCTCACGCATGTCATCGAGGGGTTTGTTATCCAGGAGGGAGCTGAGCCATTCCCT GTGGAGAGACCTCCGGTGCAGGCAGACAGCCCCAAGAAACCAGACACGCAGCTTCCCTCAGATCCAGAGAAAACGGCCAGCAGCAATTCCCTCAGTGCCACAAACTCAGACATGGAGGAGGTTGGACAACAAG ACACAAGGGTTCAGGAGGAATCGGAGGAGCCCAAGCTCACATGTGAGCTCTGTGGATGGGTTGATTTTGCCTACAAGTTCAAACGTTCAAAGCGCTTCTGTTCCATGGTCTGTGCTAAAAG ATACAGTGTTAGTTGCACGAAGCGGATTGGTCTGTTCCACCCTGACAGAACTAAAACACCCAATCAGATAAATAAGTGGAGAAGGAGAAGGTCTCATAGTCCCAGAGGCAGGGAGGCCAAAAAGCAG CGGCTCTCTGTATCTCAGCAATCTCAGGGAGAATCTATATCCTCACCGCTCCAATCGCAGCCTAGTCAAGGAGAGTCCAGCCCCTGTTCGGATATCTCCAGTTATGAGGAAGCAACTTCCCCGCTTTCTGCAGCCAGTTCTGGCCCAATCGTTTCTCAAGGTGGGGTCGCTGGTAACGATCCAGAAGAGCTTCCTCTCCTCAGTCAGCACTTCCTACCATGCGACCCCACCAAATGGAATGTGCAAGAGGTGTTTGAGTTCATCCGCTCTTTGCCAG GTTGCCAGGAGATTGCAGACGAGTTTCGTGCTCAGGAGATTGATGGACAGGCCATGCTGCTACTGAAGGAAGACCACCTAATGAGTGCCATGAATATTAAATTAGGACCCGCCCTCAAAATTTTCGCTCGCATAAACATGCTGAAAGATTCCTAG
- the phc2b gene encoding polyhomeotic-like protein 2b isoform X2: protein MEGEQSTPASSASSTTGTSTSTTNSTGTTSASTASTVISTSSSTSSGRQAVPQISVYSGIPDRQTVQVIQQALNRQPSTAAQYLQQMYAAQQQHLMLQTAALQQQHLSTAQLQSLAAVQQASLAAGRQNSNQNGTSSTQSGTSQTTINLTTSPAAAQLISRAQSVNSAPSGISQQAVLLGNTSSSTLTASQAQMYLRAQMAQQSNLVHVARSLGRAVPLSPQLILAPTATVTALQSDTNATNNTQSASAQVQNLALRNQQGASSTSQSSGLQALSLKQTPVSIQPTPLIKTPCQSASSSGTGVGKGNLNTASSGGTKKEEEGQTEMKAVNMSRNVTSSHPLIAPAYAQIQPQALIKQQPQQFVIQPQAPPTSRTQPQLLQTASVQPHQQTASLGIQSSAQTSSVAGIIPVLPKPALHNQVSAQSQQATIFHSTISHHAVNQHGTHMGLAHAKAQPVQLTAINLQIQPAQSQASRLAQDDKEKPTSLVVREICPPVQMQPSTTTQGTDPPEQSKADTVNATSQTQGSVETARDPTGAPVTSTMTSAASSEPPPAAVTGSVAQNGENKPPQAIVKPHVLTHVIEGFVIQEGAEPFPVERPPVQADSPKKPDTQLPSDPEKTASSNSLSATNSDMEEVGQQDTRVQEESEEPKLTCELCGWVDFAYKFKRSKRFCSMVCAKRYSVSCTKRIGLFHPDRTKTPNQINKWRRRRSHSPRGREAKKQRLSVSQQSQGESISSPLQSQPSQGESSPCSDISSYEEATSPLSAASSGPIVSQGGVAGNDPEELPLLSQHFLPCDPTKWNVQEVFEFIRSLPGCQEIADEFRAQEIDGQAMLLLKEDHLMSAMNIKLGPALKIFARINMLKDS, encoded by the exons GTGATCCAGCAGGCTCTAAATAGGCAGCCCAGCACAGCGGCGCAGTATCTACAGCAGATGTATGCGGCTCAACAGCAGCATTTGATGCTGCAAACGGCAGCCCTGCAGCAGCAGCACCTCAGCACAGCGCAGCTCCAGAGCCTCGCAGCGGTGCAGCAG GCCAGTTTAGCAGCCGGCAGGCAGAATTCAAACCAGAATGGGACCTCATCTACCCAGAGTGGAACATCACAGACCACa ATTAATTTAACCACGTCCCCTGCTGCTGCTCAGCTGATTAGTCGTGCCCAGAGTGTAAACTCCGCCCCCTCTGGGATCTCCCAGCAAGCAGTGTTGCTAGGCAACACCTCAAGCTCCACCCTGACAGCCAGCCAAGCTCAAATGTACCTACGGGCACAGATG GCTCAACAAAGTAATCTTGTGCATGTAGCCAGGAGTCTGGGCCGAGCCGTCCCTCTGTCCCCTCAGCTGATCCTGGCTCCTACAGCTACAGTAACTGCTCTACAGTCTGACACTAATGCAACCAATAACACACAGTCTGCCTCTGCACAG GTGCAGAACCTTGCCCTGCGCAACCAGCAGGGGGCGTCTTCCACTTCTCAGTCCTCAGGCCTCCAGGCACTGAGTTTAAAGCAGACCCCCGTCTCCATTCAGCCCACCCCGCTCATCAAGACACCCTGCCAGAGTGCTTCCAGCTCAGGCACTGGTGTTGGAAAAGGCAACTTGAACACTGCTTCCTCGGGTGGCACGAAGAAGGAAGAGGAGGGACAAACAGAGATGAAAGCAGTTAACATGAGTCGTAATGTCACCTCTTCACATCCCTTAATCGCACCAG CGTATGCCCAAATCCAGCCTCAGGCCCTGATTAAGCAGCAACCGCAACAGTTTGTCATTCAACCACAAGCCCCACCCACCTCTAGAACCCAGCCTCAGTTACTGCAGACCGCCTCTGTCCAGCCCCACCAACAGACAGCCTCACTGGGCATTCAGAGCTCCGCCCAGACCTCATCTGTAGCAGGGATCATTCCAGTTTTGCCCAAACCAGCACTTCACAATCAGGTCTCAGCTCAAAGTCAACAGGCCACCATCTTCCATTCAACTATAAGCCACCATGCAGTTAACCAGCACGGCACACACATGGGCCTGGCCCATGCTAAAGCTCAACCGGTCCAACTGACAGCCATCAATCTCCAAATCCAACCTGCACAAAGCCAG GCTTCAAGACTGGCTCAGGATGACAAGGAGAAGCCCACCTCTTTGGTGGTAAGAGAGATCTGCCCACCAGTACAAATGCAACCATCCACTACGACCCAAGGCACCGACCCCCCTGAACAATCCAAAGCTGACACTGTTAACGCTACATCTCAAACACAAG gctctgtggagacGGCGCGTGACCCCACGGGAGCACCGGTGACATCGACCATGACCTCGGCAGCCTCAAGCGAGCCGCCTCCGGCAGCTGTGACAGGAAGTGTGGCACAAAACGGCGAGAACAAGCCACCTCAAGCCATAGTGAAGCCACACGTCCTCACGCATGTCATCGAGGGGTTTGTTATCCAGGAGGGAGCTGAGCCATTCCCT GTGGAGAGACCTCCGGTGCAGGCAGACAGCCCCAAGAAACCAGACACGCAGCTTCCCTCAGATCCAGAGAAAACGGCCAGCAGCAATTCCCTCAGTGCCACAAACTCAGACATGGAGGAGGTTGGACAACAAG ACACAAGGGTTCAGGAGGAATCGGAGGAGCCCAAGCTCACATGTGAGCTCTGTGGATGGGTTGATTTTGCCTACAAGTTCAAACGTTCAAAGCGCTTCTGTTCCATGGTCTGTGCTAAAAG ATACAGTGTTAGTTGCACGAAGCGGATTGGTCTGTTCCACCCTGACAGAACTAAAACACCCAATCAGATAAATAAGTGGAGAAGGAGAAGGTCTCATAGTCCCAGAGGCAGGGAGGCCAAAAAGCAG CGGCTCTCTGTATCTCAGCAATCTCAGGGAGAATCTATATCCTCACCGCTCCAATCGCAGCCTAGTCAAGGAGAGTCCAGCCCCTGTTCGGATATCTCCAGTTATGAGGAAGCAACTTCCCCGCTTTCTGCAGCCAGTTCTGGCCCAATCGTTTCTCAAGGTGGGGTCGCTGGTAACGATCCAGAAGAGCTTCCTCTCCTCAGTCAGCACTTCCTACCATGCGACCCCACCAAATGGAATGTGCAAGAGGTGTTTGAGTTCATCCGCTCTTTGCCAG GTTGCCAGGAGATTGCAGACGAGTTTCGTGCTCAGGAGATTGATGGACAGGCCATGCTGCTACTGAAGGAAGACCACCTAATGAGTGCCATGAATATTAAATTAGGACCCGCCCTCAAAATTTTCGCTCGCATAAACATGCTGAAAGATTCCTAG